One genomic window of Fimbriimonadia bacterium includes the following:
- a CDS encoding prolyl oligopeptidase family serine peptidase — translation MIVAAAVAAKVTDVTDVAMLAGGGPTQIFDMYVLMGEGAYRHWAEIRKDPDPITKMVWGHPYRRWSSFLAASPLDFALGTKAKLFIAHGTEDRSVPIAAFDVLRAELVARGRDVTAHRVEGANHGFQKPGAEPSAEGIGGLFAKMLDWYLGA, via the coding sequence GTGATCGTAGCCGCCGCGGTTGCGGCGAAGGTTACGGATGTGACCGACGTTGCGATGCTCGCAGGCGGCGGACCGACGCAGATCTTCGACATGTACGTGCTGATGGGAGAGGGCGCCTACCGGCATTGGGCTGAGATACGGAAGGACCCAGACCCGATTACGAAGATGGTTTGGGGCCATCCCTATCGCCGGTGGTCGTCGTTCCTTGCTGCGTCGCCGCTCGATTTTGCACTGGGCACAAAGGCGAAGCTGTTCATCGCGCATGGGACGGAGGATCGCAGCGTGCCGATTGCGGCCTTCGACGTGCTCCGCGCCGAGCTAGTCGCGCGGGGGAGGGACGTGACCGCTCACCGCGTTGAGGGCGCAAATCATGGGTTCCAGAAGCCAGGGGCCGAACCGTCGGCTGAAGGGATTGGAGGCCTGTTCGCGAAGATGCTCGATTGGTACCTTGGAGCCTAA